The following proteins are encoded in a genomic region of Arachis ipaensis cultivar K30076 chromosome B02, Araip1.1, whole genome shotgun sequence:
- the LOC107627928 gene encoding F-box protein At5g07610-like has protein sequence MHDDVIGNVNLLTEILLRLPVKDALRCKCVCKEWMSLISNPQFCYWHTLGLCRKHKHKNNPNPNPYYLYPSGMLCQKTLDCLRDKKACVIPFNNCSRFMQLNAHVKFEGTLSYILLRSCNGLTLWDSIPMPWSNKLVKQCSFYINNSPTGRCVRIDKFGYEYRFSRPYLAFEPWKSPHYKVIFLECTKTTPKMSVYSSQTGSWSKLDVRLSFPNKNFDPCHDDGGVYCNGAIHWYDHSAYLDIDRLCFKKLPVLPIPRTGLLQVKHFGESGGNLYLIIEECRYSGRYDFWELKEDYSEWILKCHVDRTYADPLCVICQPPNEDEQEESICAILLVGYKKLVSYNLKNHSCKIFYEEEDNSFVDVKVYPYFETLASI, from the coding sequence TTGCCGGTTAAAGATGCGCTCCGATGCAAGTGCGTGTGCAAGGAGTGGATGTCTCTGATCTCGAATCCCCAATTTTGTTATTGGCACACTCTTGGATTATGCCGCAAACACAAACACAAAaacaaccctaaccctaacccttaTTACCTTTACCCATCTGGAATGTTGTGCCAAAAAACACTCGATTGCTTGAGGGATAAGAAAGCTTGCGTGATCCCATTCAACAACTGCAGCAGGTTCATGCAGCTCAATGCTCATGTTAAGTTCGAAGGAACACTCAGCTATATTCTTCTTCGATCATGCAATGGTCTAACACTCTGGGATAGTATCCCAATGCCATGGTCTAACAAACTTGTTAAGCAATGCAGTTTTTACATAAACAACTCACCAACTGGCCGTTGCGTTCGTATAGACAAATTTGGCTATGAATATCGATTTTCGAGGCCATATCTTGCCTTCGAACCTTGGAAATCTCCTCACTATAAAGTTATCTTTTTGGAATGCACAAAGACCACGCCCAAGATGAGTGTTTATTCGTCACAGACAGGTTCATGGAGTAAACTTGATGTTCGTCTTTCTTTcccaaataaaaattttgatccCTGCCATGATGATGGTGGTGTTTATTGCAACGGCGCTATACATTGGTACGATCATTCAGCGTATCTCGATATTGATCGGCTTTGCTTTAAGAAATTACCAGTATTACCAATACCACGTACAGGGTTATTACAAGTTAAGCATTTCGGAGAAAGTGGAGGGAATCTGTACTTAATTATAGAGGAATGTCGTTACAgtggaagatatgatttttgggAGCTAAAAGAAGATTACAGTGAATGGATTCTAAAATGTCATGTAGATCGAACTTACGCTGATCCGTTATGTGTTATTTGCCAACCACCAAATGAAGATGAACAAGAGGAATCAATATGTGCAATTCTGTTAGTTGGTTACAAAAAACTAGTGTCTTATAATTTAAAGAATCATAGCTGCAAAATTTTCTACGAAGAAGAAGATAACTCTTTTGTAGATGTTAAAGTTTACCCATACTTTGAGACTCTGGCAAGTATttga